The Candidatus Nanopelagicales bacterium genome has a window encoding:
- the rplE gene encoding 50S ribosomal protein L5, with amino-acid sequence MTTATTTKPRLRERYDSQIVPALMEEFSFGNVMRVPRVSKVSVNMGVGEAARDSKLIEGAIRDLTAITGQRPAVTRATKSIAQFKLREGQQIGAKVTLRGDRMWEFLDRLVSLALPRIRDFRGLSPKQFDGHGNFTFGLTEQVMFHEVNADKIDRTRGMDITVVTTAGTDEEGRALLRLLGFPFKEN; translated from the coding sequence ATGACTACCGCGACAACGACCAAACCGAGGCTTCGGGAGCGTTACGACTCTCAGATCGTTCCCGCCCTGATGGAGGAGTTCAGCTTCGGCAATGTCATGCGGGTGCCCCGTGTCAGCAAGGTGTCGGTGAACATGGGCGTAGGCGAGGCGGCGCGTGACTCGAAGCTGATCGAGGGCGCGATCAGGGACCTGACCGCGATCACTGGTCAGCGCCCGGCCGTGACGCGGGCGACGAAGTCGATCGCCCAGTTCAAGCTCCGCGAAGGTCAGCAGATCGGCGCGAAGGTCACTCTGCGCGGGGACAGGATGTGGGAGTTCTTGGACCGACTCGTTTCCCTCGCTCTTCCTCGGATCCGCGACTTCCGGGGATTGTCGCCGAAGCAGTTCGACGGCCACGGCAACTTCACGTTTGGCTTGACCGAGCAGGTCATGTTTCACGAGGTCAACGCCGACAAGATCGACCGGACACGCGGAATGGACATCACGGTAGTGACTACTGCCGGGACAGACGAAGAGGGACGCGCCTTGCTGCGGTTGCTGGGCTTCCCGTTCAAGGAGAACTGA
- the rplX gene encoding 50S ribosomal protein L24: MSAAVRSGDTVQVIAGKDRGLTGKVLAVMPESDRLIVEGINRVRKHTKIGQSSRGGKTGGIETREAPIHVSNVMVVDPEDGLATRVGFRPEVVDKMRADGSSYSATRNVRYSKRTGKELR, from the coding sequence ATGAGTGCGGCTGTGCGTTCTGGCGACACCGTGCAGGTGATCGCGGGCAAGGACCGTGGACTGACCGGGAAAGTGCTAGCTGTCATGCCTGAGTCGGACCGGCTGATCGTCGAGGGGATCAACCGAGTCCGCAAGCACACCAAGATCGGGCAGTCATCGCGCGGCGGCAAGACCGGTGGGATCGAGACGCGAGAGGCGCCGATCCACGTGTCCAACGTCATGGTTGTCGATCCTGAGGACGGGTTGGCGACGAGAGTGGGATTCCGCCCCGAGGTCGTCGACAAGATGCGTGCCGACGGGTCCTCCTACTCCGCCACGCGGAACGTTCGATACAGCAAGCGAACCGGCAAGGAACTGCGATGA
- the rplN gene encoding 50S ribosomal protein L14, with protein MIQQESRVRVADNTGAKELLCIRVLGGSGRRYAGIGDVVVCTVKDAIPGGNVKKGEVVKAVVVRTLKASRRVDGSYIRFDDNAVVLLKADGEPRGTRIFGPVGRELREKKYMKIISLAPEVL; from the coding sequence ATGATCCAGCAGGAGTCGCGAGTCAGAGTCGCCGACAACACGGGTGCCAAGGAGCTGCTTTGCATCCGCGTGCTCGGCGGCTCCGGGCGACGCTACGCGGGCATTGGCGACGTGGTCGTATGCACGGTGAAGGACGCCATACCTGGTGGGAACGTCAAGAAGGGCGAGGTCGTCAAGGCTGTCGTTGTGCGCACGCTCAAGGCCAGCCGACGTGTCGATGGGTCCTACATCCGGTTCGATGACAACGCGGTGGTCCTGTTGAAGGCCGACGGCGAGCCCCGAGGAACGCGCATCTTTGGTCCGGTCGGGCGCGAGCTGCGGGAGAAGAAGTACATGAAGATCATTTCGCTGGCTCCGGAGGTGTTGTGA
- the rpsQ gene encoding 30S ribosomal protein S17 has translation MTQDVAANSRGHRKVREGLVVSDKMDKTVVVAVEDRFKHAMYGKVVRRTSKLKAHDEDNSAGVGDRVELMETRPRSATKRWRVVRVLEKAK, from the coding sequence ATGACGCAAGACGTAGCGGCCAACAGCCGCGGACATCGCAAGGTGCGCGAGGGCCTAGTCGTCAGCGACAAGATGGACAAGACAGTTGTCGTCGCGGTGGAGGACCGATTCAAGCACGCGATGTATGGCAAGGTCGTGCGACGCACGAGCAAGCTGAAGGCTCACGACGAGGACAACAGCGCCGGGGTCGGGGACAGAGTCGAGTTGATGGAGACCAGGCCACGGTCGGCGACTAAGCGCTGGCGGGTCGTCCGGGTCCTGGAGAAGGCCAAGTAG
- the rpmC gene encoding 50S ribosomal protein L29: MSVGTKTLELRGLDDEDLTARLLELKAELFNLRFQSATGQLESHGRLKAVRRDIARIYTVLRERELGITGIVGADEPEGGTE; encoded by the coding sequence ATGAGTGTCGGTACCAAGACGCTCGAGCTACGGGGTCTGGATGACGAGGACTTGACAGCGCGCCTTCTCGAACTCAAGGCGGAGTTGTTCAACCTCAGATTCCAATCGGCCACAGGCCAGTTGGAGAGCCACGGGCGGCTGAAGGCAGTCAGGCGCGACATCGCTCGGATCTACACGGTCCTGCGCGAACGTGAGCTCGGCATCACGGGGATCGTGGGGGCCGACGAGCCCGAAGGGGGCACGGAATGA
- the rplP gene encoding 50S ribosomal protein L16 — translation MLVPRRIKHRKQHHPNRRGLAKGETRVSNGEWGLQSLEPGYVTNRQIESARIAINRRVRRGGKVWINIFPDRPLTKKPAETRMGSGKGSPEWWVANVKPGRVMFELSYPDEHVAKEALERAMHKLPVKCRIIRRDLAGEA, via the coding sequence ATGCTCGTTCCCAGAAGAATCAAGCACCGCAAACAGCATCACCCCAACCGCAGAGGTCTGGCCAAGGGCGAGACCAGGGTGTCCAACGGCGAGTGGGGTTTGCAGTCCCTCGAGCCCGGATACGTCACGAACCGTCAGATCGAGTCCGCCCGTATCGCCATCAACCGCCGGGTTCGCCGAGGCGGGAAGGTCTGGATCAACATCTTCCCGGATCGCCCGTTGACCAAGAAGCCCGCCGAGACGCGGATGGGTTCGGGCAAGGGCTCGCCGGAGTGGTGGGTCGCGAACGTCAAGCCTGGCCGGGTGATGTTCGAACTGAGTTACCCGGACGAGCATGTCGCCAAGGAAGCACTGGAGAGAGCCATGCACAAGCTTCCGGTCAAGTGCCGGATCATTCGGCGAGATCTGGCAGGTGAGGCCTGA
- the rpsC gene encoding 30S ribosomal protein S3: MGQKVHPHGFRLGYTTDYTSNWFADGHKPGQRYRDYVEEDVKIRRLIAERMPRAAISKVTIQRAQSRVELWVHTARPGIVIGRGGKETDALKRSLEELTGKQVQVNVLEVKDPELEAQLVAQGVAEQLSGRVAFRRAMRRALQSTLKAGAQGIRVQVSGRLGGAEMSRTEFYREGRVPLHTLRANIDYGLAEAHTTFGRIGVKVWIYKGDVPATRAEREQAEAQKLLGRRRAPGAGRGRPRQPEAPRESEAQPAAQEAAAQPAEAQPAAAQEGVS, encoded by the coding sequence ATGGGTCAGAAGGTCCACCCGCATGGCTTCCGCCTCGGGTACACAACGGACTACACCTCCAACTGGTTCGCGGACGGGCACAAGCCTGGTCAGCGCTACCGCGACTACGTCGAGGAGGACGTGAAGATTCGTCGGCTCATCGCCGAACGCATGCCGCGTGCCGCGATCAGCAAGGTGACGATTCAAAGAGCCCAGAGCCGCGTCGAGCTGTGGGTTCACACCGCCCGCCCGGGAATCGTGATCGGTCGCGGCGGCAAGGAGACCGACGCACTGAAGCGATCGCTGGAGGAGCTGACCGGCAAGCAGGTGCAGGTGAATGTGCTGGAGGTCAAGGACCCTGAGCTCGAAGCGCAGCTCGTCGCGCAGGGCGTGGCTGAGCAGCTCTCCGGACGAGTGGCGTTCCGTCGCGCGATGCGCAGGGCTTTGCAGTCCACGTTGAAAGCGGGAGCCCAGGGGATCCGGGTGCAGGTATCTGGACGCCTTGGTGGCGCGGAGATGAGCCGCACCGAGTTCTACCGGGAAGGCCGCGTTCCGCTGCACACGTTGCGGGCCAACATCGACTACGGGTTGGCAGAGGCTCACACGACGTTCGGGCGGATCGGCGTCAAGGTCTGGATCTACAAAGGTGACGTGCCCGCGACTCGCGCGGAGCGGGAGCAGGCCGAGGCGCAGAAGCTATTGGGCCGTCGTCGCGCACCGGGCGCGGGGCGTGGCCGCCCGAGGCAGCCCGAGGCTCCTCGCGAATCGGAAGCTCAGCCCGCTGCCCAGGAAGCGGCGGCGCAGCCTGCGGAAGCGCAGCCCGCTGCGGCGCAGGAGGGGGTCAGCTGA
- the rplV gene encoding 50S ribosomal protein L22 translates to MEARAQARNVRVSPTKARRVVDLIRGLPADQARSVLTFAPQGASEPTLKVLDSAMANATNNHGLDGRSLVVATAYVDEGPTMKRIKPRAQGRAYRIRKRSCHITVVVAESGTNLSAAGKRR, encoded by the coding sequence ATGGAAGCCAGGGCACAGGCGCGAAATGTGCGCGTGTCACCCACGAAGGCGCGGCGCGTGGTGGACCTCATCAGAGGTCTTCCAGCGGATCAGGCACGCTCAGTGCTGACCTTCGCGCCGCAGGGGGCCAGCGAACCGACCCTGAAGGTGCTGGACAGTGCGATGGCGAACGCAACGAACAACCACGGACTGGATGGCCGGTCCCTGGTAGTGGCAACTGCCTACGTGGACGAGGGACCGACGATGAAGCGGATCAAGCCTCGCGCGCAGGGGCGGGCCTACCGGATCCGGAAGCGGAGCTGCCACATAACTGTCGTCGTGGCCGAGTCTGGCACCAATCTGTCCGCGGCCGGGAAGAGGAGATGA
- the rpsS gene encoding 30S ribosomal protein S19 — MPRSLKKGPFVDSHLMAKVVAQNEKGTRNVIKTWSRRSMVVPAMIDHTFAVHDGRKHVPVFISEDMVGHKLGEFAPTRTFRGHVRDDRKARRR; from the coding sequence ATGCCACGTAGCTTGAAGAAGGGCCCGTTTGTGGACAGCCACTTGATGGCCAAGGTAGTTGCCCAGAACGAGAAGGGCACCCGGAATGTGATCAAGACATGGTCGCGACGATCGATGGTCGTGCCGGCGATGATCGACCACACTTTCGCGGTTCACGACGGGCGCAAGCACGTTCCGGTGTTCATCAGCGAGGACATGGTCGGGCACAAGCTCGGCGAATTCGCCCCAACCCGTACGTTCCGGGGCCATGTGAGAGACGACCGTAAGGCTCGCCGGCGCTGA
- the rplB gene encoding 50S ribosomal protein L2, translating into MGIRRYKPTTPGRRGSSVADFAELTRDRPEKSLVRPLPGKGGRNSAGRITTRHRGGGHKRAYRVVDFRRWDKDGVPAKVAQIEYDPNRTARIALLHFADGEKRYIIAPNKLRAGDRIETGPAADIKPGNNLPLRNIPVGTVIHAVELRPGGGAKIARSAGSSVQLVAREGKLAQLRMPSGEIRNVEVRCRATVGEVGNAEQSNLNWGKAGRMRWKGRRPTVRGVVMNPVDHPHGGGEGKTSGGRHPVSPKGKPEGRTRRPGKSSDKLIIRRRKTGKKR; encoded by the coding sequence ATGGGCATCCGTAGATACAAGCCGACGACCCCGGGGCGTCGTGGCTCCAGTGTCGCCGACTTCGCTGAGCTCACGCGCGATCGTCCGGAGAAGTCGCTGGTTCGCCCCTTGCCTGGCAAGGGTGGCCGCAACAGTGCTGGGCGGATTACTACCCGCCACCGGGGAGGTGGGCACAAGCGCGCCTACCGCGTTGTCGATTTCCGGCGCTGGGACAAGGACGGCGTTCCGGCGAAGGTGGCCCAGATCGAGTACGACCCGAACAGGACCGCGCGCATCGCGTTGCTGCACTTCGCCGATGGTGAGAAGCGGTACATCATCGCTCCGAACAAGCTTCGTGCGGGGGACCGGATCGAAACCGGCCCAGCTGCGGACATCAAGCCCGGCAACAACCTGCCTTTGCGGAACATCCCGGTCGGGACTGTCATCCACGCGGTGGAGCTGCGCCCCGGTGGCGGGGCGAAGATCGCGCGCTCGGCTGGCAGCAGTGTCCAGCTCGTGGCCCGCGAGGGAAAGTTAGCGCAGCTGCGGATGCCGTCAGGCGAGATCCGAAACGTCGAAGTGCGCTGCAGGGCGACAGTCGGGGAGGTCGGCAACGCTGAGCAGTCGAACCTGAACTGGGGCAAGGCTGGGCGCATGCGCTGGAAGGGTCGCCGTCCAACGGTTCGTGGAGTCGTGATGAACCCAGTGGATCATCCTCACGGCGGTGGCGAAGGAAAGACATCCGGGGGACGCCATCCGGTGAGTCCGAAGGGCAAGCCAGAAGGGCGGACCAGGAGGCCTGGGAAGTCCAGTGACAAGTTGATCATTCGACGCCGCAAGACCGGCAAGAAGCGCTAG
- the rplW gene encoding 50S ribosomal protein L23, whose amino-acid sequence MRIIDPRNILVGPAVSEKTYRLLDENKYTFVVDRRANKTAIKIAVENAFGVKVTSVNTMNRQGKRVRTRYGFGRRANTKRAIVSVAKGDRIDIFGGPVS is encoded by the coding sequence ATGAGGATCATCGATCCAAGGAACATCCTGGTAGGCCCCGCGGTCTCGGAAAAGACCTACAGGCTGCTGGACGAGAACAAGTACACGTTCGTCGTGGATCGGCGGGCGAACAAGACCGCGATCAAGATCGCTGTAGAGAACGCGTTCGGAGTGAAAGTCACCTCGGTGAACACGATGAATCGCCAGGGAAAGCGTGTGCGCACTAGGTATGGGTTCGGACGTCGGGCCAACACCAAGCGCGCGATCGTTTCGGTTGCGAAGGGCGACCGTATCGACATCTTCGGCGGGCCGGTCTCCTGA
- the rplD gene encoding 50S ribosomal protein L4, producing the protein MTAVEVRGASGEAVESVELPAELFDVETNVPLIHQVVVAQLAAARSGNHSTKTRAQVSGGGRKPYKQKGTGRARQGSIRAPQFTGGGVVHGPTPRDYSQRTPKKMKAAALRGVLSDRARAGRVSVVTELVTGETPSTKAALAALGDWALDGRILVVLSRGEETTWLSLRNVPAVQLVSADQASAYDVVISDRVVFSREGLAEFLAARGFSEKAEGATA; encoded by the coding sequence ATGACCGCCGTAGAGGTCCGCGGTGCTTCCGGAGAAGCCGTGGAATCCGTCGAGCTTCCAGCGGAGCTATTCGACGTTGAGACCAACGTGCCGCTGATCCATCAAGTAGTCGTGGCGCAACTCGCCGCGGCCCGCAGCGGGAATCATTCGACGAAGACCCGAGCGCAGGTTTCCGGTGGCGGCCGCAAGCCGTACAAGCAGAAGGGCACCGGTCGCGCCCGGCAGGGTTCGATCAGGGCTCCTCAGTTCACCGGCGGTGGGGTCGTGCACGGCCCGACGCCTCGGGACTACTCGCAGCGCACGCCCAAGAAGATGAAGGCAGCGGCACTTAGGGGAGTGCTCTCCGACAGGGCAAGGGCCGGAAGGGTCAGCGTCGTCACCGAGCTGGTGACGGGTGAGACGCCAAGCACAAAGGCCGCACTCGCGGCTCTGGGTGACTGGGCGTTGGATGGCCGGATCCTTGTAGTGCTGTCGCGCGGCGAGGAAACGACATGGCTGTCCCTGCGCAACGTGCCCGCGGTGCAGTTGGTGTCCGCGGACCAGGCAAGCGCCTACGACGTGGTTATCAGTGACCGGGTCGTGTTCTCCAGAGAGGGTTTGGCGGAGTTCCTGGCTGCCCGTGGCTTCTCAGAGAAGGCCGAGGGGGCGACGGCATGA
- the rplC gene encoding 50S ribosomal protein L3, which translates to MSTAVKGLLGTKLGMTQVWDENNRVVPVTVVKTGPCVVTQVRSQESDGYSAVQIGYGQIDPRKVTKPMAGHFAKAGVTPRRHLVELRIDDVSELSPGDEFDVTVFSAGQRVDVTGTTKGKGYAGVMKRHGFHGLRASHGVDRKHRSPGSIGACATPARVFKGLRMAGRMGGARHTTPNLLVHKVDTANGVLLIRGAVPGPNGSVVLIRFSAKGGQS; encoded by the coding sequence ATGAGCACCGCGGTCAAAGGACTACTGGGCACGAAGCTCGGGATGACACAGGTTTGGGACGAGAACAACCGTGTCGTGCCCGTGACCGTCGTGAAGACAGGGCCCTGCGTTGTCACGCAGGTTCGGTCGCAGGAATCGGATGGCTATTCCGCCGTTCAGATCGGGTACGGACAGATCGATCCCCGCAAGGTCACCAAGCCGATGGCGGGCCACTTCGCCAAGGCTGGTGTCACGCCCAGGCGTCACCTAGTGGAACTGCGCATCGATGACGTGTCAGAGCTGTCACCCGGCGATGAGTTCGACGTGACCGTATTCAGCGCGGGCCAGCGCGTCGACGTTACGGGAACGACTAAGGGCAAGGGATACGCCGGCGTCATGAAGCGCCATGGCTTCCACGGCCTGCGTGCGTCGCACGGTGTGGACCGAAAGCACCGTTCTCCGGGATCGATCGGCGCGTGCGCGACGCCCGCCCGGGTCTTCAAGGGCCTTCGGATGGCTGGGCGCATGGGTGGCGCGCGGCACACGACGCCGAACCTTCTGGTCCACAAGGTGGATACGGCCAATGGGGTCCTGCTAATCCGCGGAGCGGTGCCCGGCCCCAACGGTTCGGTTGTCCTCATCCGATTCTCCGCGAAGGGAGGTCAGTCATGA
- the rpsJ gene encoding 30S ribosomal protein S10, whose protein sequence is MAEQKIRIRLKAYDHDVIDKSARRIIETATRTGAKVAGPVPLPTEKNVYCVIRSPHKYKDSREHFEMRTHKRLIDIIDPTPKTVDALMRLDLPSGVSIEIKG, encoded by the coding sequence ATGGCGGAACAGAAGATCCGCATCCGGCTCAAGGCTTACGACCACGATGTGATCGACAAGTCGGCCCGCCGGATCATCGAGACCGCTACGCGTACCGGAGCGAAGGTCGCCGGGCCGGTGCCTCTGCCGACGGAGAAGAACGTCTACTGCGTCATCCGGTCGCCGCACAAGTACAAGGACAGTCGCGAGCACTTCGAGATGCGTACGCACAAGCGACTGATCGACATCATCGACCCGACACCGAAGACGGTTGACGCACTGATGCGCTTGGACCTGCCGTCAGGCGTCTCGATTGAGATCAAGGGCTGA
- the tuf gene encoding elongation factor Tu, with the protein MAKAKFERTKPHVNIGTIGHIDHGKTTLTAAITKVLHDKHPDINPFTPFDEIDKAPEERQRGITISIAHVEYQTEARHYAHVDCPGHADYIKNMITGAAQMDGAILVVAATDGPMPQTKEHVLLARQVGVPSIVVALNKCDMVDDDEILELVELEVRELLTTYEFPGDDTPVVRVAAFPALQGDAKWGEAIQELMDAVDEFIPTPEREIDKPFLMPIEDVFTITGRGTVVTGRIERGVVKVNEEVEVIGIRPTSTKTVVTGVEMFRKLLDEGQAGENVGLLLRGTKREDVERGQVVIKPGTTTPHTDFEAQVYVLSKEEGGRHTPFFESYRPQFYIRTTDVTGIVSLPEGKEMVMPGDNTDMTVALIQPIALEEGQRFAIREGGRTVGAGRVTKIIK; encoded by the coding sequence GTGGCGAAGGCGAAGTTCGAGCGGACGAAGCCGCACGTCAACATCGGCACCATCGGTCACATCGACCACGGTAAGACGACGCTGACGGCGGCCATTACGAAGGTGCTGCATGACAAGCACCCGGATATTAACCCCTTCACGCCTTTCGACGAGATCGACAAGGCTCCGGAGGAGCGTCAGCGAGGGATCACGATCTCGATCGCGCACGTGGAGTACCAGACGGAGGCGCGTCACTACGCCCACGTCGACTGCCCAGGTCACGCGGACTACATCAAGAACATGATCACCGGTGCTGCTCAGATGGACGGTGCGATCCTGGTAGTCGCGGCGACTGACGGGCCCATGCCCCAGACCAAGGAGCATGTGCTGCTCGCCCGCCAGGTTGGTGTGCCGTCGATCGTTGTCGCGCTCAACAAGTGCGACATGGTCGACGACGACGAGATTCTTGAGCTTGTTGAGCTCGAGGTACGCGAGCTGCTTACAACCTACGAGTTCCCAGGCGATGACACCCCCGTTGTGCGCGTCGCCGCCTTCCCGGCCTTGCAGGGCGACGCCAAGTGGGGGGAAGCGATCCAGGAGCTGATGGACGCGGTGGATGAGTTCATCCCGACCCCCGAGAGGGAGATCGACAAGCCGTTCCTGATGCCGATCGAGGACGTGTTCACCATCACAGGGCGCGGGACGGTTGTGACCGGCCGCATCGAGCGCGGCGTTGTGAAGGTCAACGAGGAGGTCGAGGTTATTGGAATCAGGCCGACGTCGACAAAGACCGTCGTGACTGGTGTGGAGATGTTCCGCAAGTTGCTGGACGAAGGACAGGCCGGTGAGAACGTTGGCCTTCTGCTTCGCGGCACGAAGCGCGAGGATGTCGAGCGCGGCCAGGTTGTCATCAAGCCGGGCACGACGACCCCGCACACCGATTTCGAGGCCCAGGTCTACGTGCTGTCGAAGGAAGAGGGCGGGCGTCACACCCCGTTCTTCGAGTCGTACCGCCCGCAGTTCTACATACGGACCACGGACGTGACTGGGATCGTTTCGTTGCCTGAGGGCAAAGAGATGGTCATGCCTGGCGACAACACCGACATGACGGTTGCCCTGATCCAGCCCATCGCGCTGGAAGAGGGTCAGCGGTTCGCGATCCGCGAGGGTGGTCGCACCGTCGGCGCTGGCCGAGTCACGAAGATCATCAAGTAG
- the fusA gene encoding elongation factor G, producing the protein MSTIDLAKVRNIGIMAHIDAGKTTTTERILFYTGINYKIGEVHEGAATMDWMEQEQERGITITSAATTCHWADHQINIIDTPGHVDFTVEVERSLRVLDGAVAVFDGVAGVEPQSETVWRQADRYEVPRISFVNKLDRVGAEFHRCVDMIENRLSATPLVLQLPIGAEAGFTGVIDLVSSRALIWPDSTQIGDDYEDREIPASHQQVAREWRDRLLETIAEADDDMMEKYLDGQEPSADELRAAIRRATIAGSLTPVLCGSSFKNKGVQPLLDAVVAYLPSPLDVRAIKGHSTRDEDEIVEREPSTSAPFAALAFKIMSDPHLGKLTYLRVYSGSLTAGSHVLNSVKGKKERIGKIYRMHANKREEIASVGAGEIVAVMGLKMTTTGETLCDPNKPVVLESMSFPAPVISVAIEPKTKSDQDKLATAIQRLADEDPTFQVRSDEETGQTIIAGMGELHLEVLVDRMRREFGVEANIGRPQVAYRETITKKVEKVEYTHKKQTGGSGQFGRVVIDIEPAGGDGDGGYEFANKVTGGRIPKEYIPSVDAGCQDAMEYGVLAGYPMVDVKVTLRDGASHDVDSSELAFKIAGSMAFKQAANRAGPVLLEPIMAVEVTTPDDFMGDVIGDLNSRRGHVHSMDEQSGARVVSAVVPLSEMFGYVGDLRSRTQGRASYSMQFDSYAQVPTNVATEIVAKARGE; encoded by the coding sequence ATGTCCACCATTGATCTGGCCAAGGTCCGGAATATCGGGATCATGGCGCATATCGACGCGGGCAAGACGACGACCACCGAGCGGATACTGTTCTACACGGGCATCAACTACAAGATCGGTGAGGTCCACGAGGGCGCCGCCACGATGGACTGGATGGAGCAGGAGCAGGAGCGGGGGATCACAATTACTTCCGCCGCGACGACCTGCCATTGGGCCGACCACCAGATCAACATCATTGACACACCCGGCCACGTGGACTTCACGGTGGAGGTGGAGCGATCGCTGCGCGTGCTCGACGGAGCTGTGGCCGTGTTCGACGGAGTGGCCGGTGTCGAACCCCAATCGGAGACGGTCTGGCGTCAGGCTGACCGCTACGAGGTCCCGCGCATTAGCTTCGTCAACAAGCTCGACCGGGTGGGAGCGGAATTCCACCGGTGTGTCGACATGATCGAGAACCGGCTGTCCGCCACGCCGCTGGTGCTGCAGCTGCCGATAGGCGCCGAAGCCGGATTCACCGGTGTTATCGACCTGGTCAGTAGCCGGGCGCTGATCTGGCCAGACTCGACGCAGATTGGCGACGACTACGAGGACCGTGAGATTCCCGCCAGCCACCAGCAGGTCGCGCGTGAGTGGCGGGACCGGCTGCTTGAGACCATCGCTGAAGCCGACGACGACATGATGGAGAAATACCTCGACGGGCAAGAGCCATCCGCGGACGAGTTGCGCGCCGCTATCCGCCGCGCGACCATCGCGGGCTCGCTGACTCCCGTTCTATGCGGCTCCTCCTTCAAGAACAAGGGCGTCCAGCCGTTGCTCGACGCCGTCGTCGCGTACTTGCCGTCGCCTCTGGATGTTCGGGCGATCAAGGGTCACTCGACTCGCGATGAGGACGAGATCGTTGAGCGGGAGCCGTCGACGAGCGCACCTTTCGCGGCTCTGGCGTTCAAGATCATGAGCGATCCGCACTTGGGCAAGTTGACCTATCTGCGGGTGTACTCGGGCTCACTGACGGCCGGATCCCACGTTCTCAACAGCGTCAAGGGCAAGAAGGAACGGATCGGCAAGATCTACAGGATGCACGCCAACAAGCGTGAGGAGATCGCCTCCGTCGGGGCCGGAGAGATCGTTGCCGTCATGGGACTGAAGATGACGACGACCGGCGAGACGCTCTGTGACCCCAACAAGCCCGTCGTTCTGGAGTCCATGTCGTTCCCGGCGCCCGTCATCTCAGTGGCCATCGAGCCCAAGACCAAGAGCGACCAGGACAAGTTGGCGACCGCGATCCAGCGGCTGGCGGACGAGGACCCAACGTTCCAGGTCCGAAGCGACGAAGAGACCGGCCAGACGATCATCGCCGGCATGGGCGAACTGCACCTGGAGGTCCTCGTCGACCGGATGCGGCGGGAGTTCGGGGTCGAGGCGAACATTGGGCGGCCCCAGGTGGCCTATCGGGAGACCATCACCAAGAAGGTGGAGAAGGTCGAGTACACGCACAAGAAGCAGACCGGTGGATCCGGTCAGTTTGGGCGTGTTGTCATCGACATCGAGCCCGCTGGCGGAGATGGTGACGGCGGCTACGAGTTCGCTAACAAGGTCACCGGTGGCCGTATCCCCAAGGAGTACATCCCAAGCGTCGACGCTGGATGCCAGGACGCGATGGAGTACGGCGTTCTCGCCGGGTACCCGATGGTCGACGTCAAGGTCACGCTGCGGGACGGCGCTTCACACGACGTCGACTCCTCCGAGCTGGCATTCAAGATAGCCGGGTCCATGGCTTTCAAGCAGGCCGCCAACCGCGCCGGACCGGTTCTCCTGGAGCCGATCATGGCCGTTGAGGTGACCACACCGGACGACTTCATGGGGGACGTGATCGGTGATCTGAACTCCCGGCGTGGGCACGTGCACTCAATGGACGAGCAGTCGGGGGCCAGAGTCGTATCGGCGGTCGTGCCGCTGTCGGAGATGTTCGGCTATGTGGGGGACCTACGCAGCCGGACCCAGGGCCGTGCTTCCTACAGCATGCAGTTCGACTCCTATGCTCAGGTCCCCACCAACGTTGCCACTGAGATCGTCGCGAAGGCGAGGGGCGAGTAG
- the rpsG gene encoding 30S ribosomal protein S7: MPRKGPAEKRRVIADPVYDSQLVTQLVNKILLDGKRSLSQSVVYGALAGCEKKTGTDPVATLRRAVDNVKPTLEVRSRRVGGATYQVPVEVRPGRSTTLGLRWIVSYSRQRREKTMTERLMNELLDASNGLGASVKKREDTHKMAEANKAFAHYRW; encoded by the coding sequence ATGCCTCGCAAAGGTCCGGCGGAGAAGCGGCGAGTCATAGCCGACCCCGTGTACGACTCACAGCTCGTCACTCAACTTGTGAACAAGATCCTGCTCGACGGCAAGAGGTCACTTTCCCAAAGCGTTGTCTACGGTGCGTTGGCTGGGTGTGAGAAGAAGACCGGGACGGATCCCGTCGCCACCCTGCGCAGGGCCGTGGACAATGTGAAGCCGACCCTTGAGGTCCGCTCCCGCCGCGTTGGTGGCGCCACTTACCAGGTGCCGGTCGAAGTGCGCCCTGGCCGCTCCACGACGCTGGGGCTGCGGTGGATCGTCAGCTACTCGCGTCAGCGCCGGGAGAAGACGATGACCGAGCGGCTGATGAACGAACTCCTTGACGCTTCCAACGGCCTTGGCGCCAGCGTCAAGAAGCGAGAAGACACCCACAAGATGGCTGAGGCGAACAAGGCGTTCGCCCACTACCGCTGGTAA